The following are encoded in a window of Alphaproteobacteria bacterium genomic DNA:
- a CDS encoding GNAT family N-acetyltransferase, with amino-acid sequence MFAAMNGDAVVMADEGGPLDRAASDAKLDRYMAAFERHGFGRWVVEERYGAFLGYAGIMPSPAGHPLGEHFEIGWRLVRAAWGQGYATEAAGAALDDALGRAGLPEVLAYTAPDNLRSQAVMRRLHLLRDPARDFTADYGSQKGWRGLVWVARRG; translated from the coding sequence GTGTTCGCCGCCATGAACGGCGACGCCGTGGTCATGGCCGACGAGGGCGGGCCGCTTGATCGCGCTGCGAGCGATGCGAAGCTCGACCGGTACATGGCTGCCTTCGAGCGTCACGGCTTCGGCCGCTGGGTGGTCGAGGAGCGCTACGGTGCGTTTCTCGGCTACGCCGGGATCATGCCGTCGCCGGCCGGCCATCCGCTGGGAGAGCACTTCGAGATCGGCTGGCGGCTCGTGCGCGCGGCCTGGGGACAGGGCTACGCCACCGAAGCGGCAGGGGCGGCGCTGGATGACGCGCTGGGGCGAGCGGGGTTGCCCGAGGTCCTGGCCTACACGGCGCCCGACAATTTGCGCTCGCAGGCGGTGATGCGGCGGCTACACCTGCTGCGCGATCCGGCGCGGGATTTCACCGCCGACTATGGAAGCCAGAAGGGCTGGCGCGGTTTGGTCTGGGTGGCACGGCGCGGCTGA
- a CDS encoding DUF4392 domain-containing protein: protein MRRPQDRVAAIEAVICREVGRGAAPLMAATAGNLLRAVESIAEVHAPRVGLITGFAVPTEQGPRPETDGPGGMAHMAAAFRAAGWPVRLATDALCAPACRVALAALPRAADVPVDLDDAATVARRWIDAGITHVISIERCGRARDGRPRNMRGEDVSAFTPALDDLFLAGKWRRIAIGDGGNEIGMGSLAPELIARTVPNGERIACATAADDLIVAGVSNWGGYGLVGALAAVMPALAPVLLESLDAEHDARLLERLVREGGTVDGVTRKAEATVDGMPPEVHAEVIAAIRAAAIG, encoded by the coding sequence ATGAGGCGTCCCCAGGATCGCGTCGCCGCCATCGAGGCGGTGATCTGCCGCGAGGTCGGCCGCGGCGCCGCGCCGCTGATGGCGGCCACTGCGGGTAATCTGCTGCGCGCCGTCGAGTCGATCGCCGAGGTGCACGCGCCGCGCGTCGGCCTGATCACCGGCTTCGCCGTGCCGACGGAGCAGGGGCCGCGCCCCGAGACCGACGGGCCCGGCGGCATGGCGCACATGGCCGCCGCCTTCCGCGCCGCCGGCTGGCCGGTGCGGCTGGCGACCGATGCGCTGTGCGCGCCGGCCTGCCGGGTGGCGCTGGCCGCGCTGCCGCGCGCCGCCGACGTGCCGGTCGATCTCGACGATGCCGCGACGGTGGCGAGACGATGGATCGACGCGGGCATCACGCATGTGATCTCGATCGAGCGCTGCGGCCGCGCGCGCGACGGCAGGCCGCGCAACATGCGCGGCGAGGACGTCTCGGCCTTCACGCCGGCGCTCGACGATCTGTTCCTCGCCGGCAAATGGCGGCGCATCGCCATCGGCGACGGCGGCAACGAGATCGGCATGGGCAGCCTGGCGCCCGAGCTGATCGCGCGCACCGTGCCCAACGGCGAGCGCATCGCCTGCGCCACCGCGGCCGACGACCTGATTGTCGCCGGCGTCTCCAACTGGGGCGGTTACGGCCTGGTCGGCGCGCTGGCGGCGGTGATGCCGGCGCTGGCGCCGGTGCTGCTGGAGTCGCTGGACGCGGAGCACGACGCGCGCCTGCTCGAACGCCTTGTGCGCGAGGGCGGCACGGTGGATGGCGTGACGCGCAAGGCCGAGGCGACGGTCGACGGCATGCCGCCCGAGGTGCACGCCGAGGTGATCGCCGCGATCCGCGCGGCGGCTATCGGCTGA
- a CDS encoding adenylate/guanylate cyclase domain-containing protein, whose amino-acid sequence MKRLRRFLAARLPLLASLAVLVGALLLRAADPAAVTRLRDFAFDTFQRIQPRAVPADMPVRIVDIDEEALAAHGQWPWPRTIVARLTERLVEKGALVIAFDVIFAEPDRSSIPRLARDLASFTDPETLNRIVTTFPDNDVVFAAALAGSRSVLGFGFEPVARGTPPRRKNGFAAAGDDPRGFLPIWPGSVKPLDILEQAAKGLGSVNTDPDPSSDAGVVRRVPMLFRLGGQSEPYPALAIETLRVAQDASTYIAKSSNASGQVAFGVRTGMVSIKVGQVEIPTDAQGRITLYDSGHRRSRYVSARAVLDGSVPADRIDGHIVFIGTSALGLKDLRNTPIAANVPGVEVHAQIVEQVLSGVYLLRPDFATGLELVFIVLVGAIFVVLVPRLGGGQMALGALLAIAIAVFGPWLVFWSSRLLLDPIYPAATLAAVYAVGSAFSFMRAEAERARIRGAFGMYLSPDLVSQLARNPDQLKLGGEQREITVMFTDVRGFTTIAEQFDPQGLAVFMNRFLTPMTDIILEAHGTVDKYMGDNIMAFWNAPLELKHHPRNACEAALVMTRRLAELNVEWRREAHEQGRNHIPVMMGIGINTGVASVGNFGSTQRFAYTLLGDSVNLASRLEGQCKTYAVGTILGEATAKAVGEFALVEIDLIQVKGKTEPERIYALAGDRAMAATPAFAALLEKQEAFLVAYRAGDFEEALARVRAAKVAAEAAGWVNGYHDVMRKRTKKLIAAPPPIWDGVFVAKDK is encoded by the coding sequence GTGAAGCGCCTGCGCCGGTTCCTGGCCGCGCGCCTGCCGCTGCTGGCGTCCCTGGCGGTGCTGGTCGGAGCGCTGCTGCTGCGCGCCGCCGATCCGGCCGCCGTCACCCGGCTGCGCGACTTCGCCTTCGACACCTTCCAGCGTATCCAGCCGCGCGCGGTGCCGGCCGACATGCCGGTGCGCATCGTCGATATCGACGAGGAGGCGCTGGCGGCGCATGGCCAGTGGCCCTGGCCGCGCACCATAGTGGCGCGCCTGACCGAGCGACTGGTCGAGAAGGGTGCGCTGGTCATCGCCTTCGACGTGATCTTCGCCGAGCCCGACCGCTCCTCGATCCCGCGCCTGGCGCGCGACCTGGCGAGCTTCACCGATCCGGAGACGCTCAACCGCATCGTCACCACGTTTCCCGACAACGACGTGGTCTTCGCCGCGGCGCTCGCGGGCTCCAGAAGCGTGCTGGGCTTCGGCTTCGAGCCGGTGGCGCGCGGCACCCCGCCCCGGCGCAAGAACGGCTTCGCCGCCGCCGGTGACGATCCGCGCGGCTTCCTGCCGATCTGGCCGGGCTCGGTGAAGCCGCTCGACATCCTCGAGCAGGCGGCGAAGGGACTGGGCAGCGTCAACACCGATCCCGATCCGTCGAGCGATGCCGGCGTGGTGCGCCGCGTGCCGATGCTGTTCCGGCTGGGCGGGCAGAGCGAGCCCTATCCGGCGCTGGCGATCGAGACCCTGCGCGTGGCGCAGGACGCCAGCACCTACATCGCCAAGAGCTCCAATGCCAGCGGGCAGGTCGCCTTCGGCGTGCGCACCGGCATGGTTTCGATCAAGGTCGGGCAGGTCGAGATCCCGACCGACGCCCAGGGCCGCATCACGCTCTATGATTCGGGACATCGGCGGTCGCGCTACGTGTCTGCCAGGGCGGTGCTCGACGGCAGCGTGCCGGCCGACAGGATCGACGGCCACATCGTCTTCATCGGCACCAGTGCGCTGGGCCTGAAGGACCTGCGCAACACGCCGATCGCGGCCAACGTGCCGGGCGTCGAGGTCCACGCCCAGATCGTCGAGCAGGTGCTGTCGGGCGTGTACCTGCTGCGACCCGACTTCGCCACCGGGCTGGAGCTGGTTTTCATCGTTCTGGTCGGCGCGATCTTCGTGGTGCTGGTGCCGCGGCTGGGCGGCGGGCAGATGGCGCTGGGTGCGCTGCTCGCCATCGCCATCGCCGTGTTCGGGCCGTGGCTCGTTTTCTGGTCGAGCCGCCTGCTGCTCGATCCGATCTATCCGGCCGCGACGCTCGCGGCGGTCTATGCCGTGGGCTCGGCCTTCAGCTTCATGCGGGCCGAGGCGGAGCGGGCGCGCATCCGCGGCGCCTTCGGCATGTACCTCTCGCCCGATCTCGTTTCCCAGCTGGCGCGCAATCCCGATCAGCTCAAGCTGGGCGGCGAGCAGCGCGAGATCACCGTGATGTTCACCGACGTGCGCGGCTTCACGACCATCGCCGAGCAGTTCGACCCGCAGGGCCTGGCGGTGTTCATGAACCGCTTCCTGACGCCGATGACCGACATCATCCTCGAGGCGCACGGCACGGTCGACAAGTACATGGGCGACAACATCATGGCGTTCTGGAACGCGCCGCTCGAGCTGAAGCATCATCCGAGAAATGCCTGCGAGGCGGCGCTGGTCATGACACGCCGCCTGGCCGAGCTCAACGTCGAGTGGCGGCGCGAGGCGCACGAGCAGGGGCGCAACCACATCCCGGTGATGATGGGCATCGGCATCAACACGGGTGTGGCCTCGGTGGGCAATTTCGGCAGCACGCAGCGCTTCGCCTATACCCTGCTGGGCGATTCGGTCAATCTCGCCTCGCGCCTGGAGGGCCAGTGCAAGACCTACGCCGTTGGCACGATCCTCGGCGAGGCCACGGCGAAGGCGGTCGGAGAGTTCGCGCTGGTCGAGATCGACCTCATCCAGGTCAAGGGAAAGACCGAGCCAGAGCGCATCTATGCGCTGGCCGGCGACCGGGCGATGGCGGCCACGCCGGCGTTCGCGGCGTTGCTCGAGAAGCAGGAGGCGTTTCTGGTGGCGTACAGGGCAGGCGATTTCGAGGAGGCGCTCGCGCGCGTGCGCGCGGCCAAGGTGGCCGCCGAGGCGGCGGGCTGGGTCAACGGCTATCACGACGTGATGCGCAAGCGGACCAAGAAGCTGATCGCCGCACCGCCGCCGATCTGGGATGGCGTCTTCGTGGCCAAAGACAAATGA
- a CDS encoding DMT family transporter — translation MFGQAALGATDRHVVYGIYAKFGAIVVFAGMDTLVKWLGGGYPVAQVLLFRSALAFIPILIMMSMSVGVAALRTRQPGTQAIRAVCGLAATFGFFWAFPRAPLVDVYAISFAAPFFMAALSIPLLGEQVGWRRWSAIGVGFIGVMVILNPGAGIGIVSMVTLGATFIYAFNIVLLRRIARTDRDESSMFYYGTACLVVFGGLCLVDPDTHWRDPDGWDWLWLAAVGLMGGVGQIFSTRALRLAPPSVLAPFEYTAIIFAFGFGWIFFHELPGDSVWYGLPLVIGSGLYILYRESVRARSAGAAKD, via the coding sequence ATGTTCGGTCAAGCCGCATTGGGCGCCACCGACCGGCACGTCGTCTACGGCATCTACGCCAAGTTCGGGGCCATCGTGGTGTTCGCCGGGATGGACACGCTGGTGAAGTGGCTGGGCGGCGGCTATCCGGTGGCGCAGGTCCTGCTCTTCCGCAGCGCCCTCGCCTTCATCCCGATCCTGATCATGATGTCGATGAGCGTCGGCGTTGCCGCCCTGCGCACGCGCCAGCCCGGCACGCAGGCGATTCGCGCGGTTTGCGGCCTGGCGGCGACCTTCGGCTTCTTCTGGGCCTTCCCGCGCGCGCCGCTGGTCGACGTCTACGCCATATCCTTCGCCGCGCCCTTCTTCATGGCGGCGCTGTCGATCCCGCTCCTCGGCGAGCAGGTCGGCTGGCGTCGCTGGAGCGCGATCGGCGTCGGCTTCATCGGCGTCATGGTCATCCTCAATCCCGGCGCCGGAATCGGCATCGTCTCGATGGTCACCCTGGGCGCGACCTTCATCTACGCCTTCAATATCGTCCTGCTGCGCCGCATCGCGCGCACCGACCGCGACGAGTCCTCGATGTTCTACTACGGCACCGCCTGCCTGGTGGTGTTCGGCGGCCTGTGCCTGGTCGACCCTGACACGCATTGGCGCGATCCGGACGGCTGGGACTGGCTGTGGCTGGCGGCGGTCGGGCTGATGGGCGGCGTCGGCCAGATCTTCTCGACCCGCGCGCTCAGGCTGGCGCCGCCCTCGGTGCTGGCGCCCTTCGAGTACACCGCCATCATCTTCGCCTTCGGCTTTGGCTGGATCTTCTTCCACGAGCTGCCGGGCGACAGCGTGTGGTATGGCCTGCCGCTGGTGATCGGCTCCGGGCTGTACATCCTCTACCGCGAGAGCGTGCGGGCCCGCAGCGCCGGCGCTGCCAAAGACTAA
- a CDS encoding SapC family protein, producing MVDAPPAAQSALPLFYKQPRPLDAKTHGSSRLKDNASFAFARAANSVPVNGVEFPIAQRHYPIVFTGTGKPFPAAVLGLRVDENLFVGADGRWVEGIYVPAYVRRYPFVFIEAPEDKLILAIDEGSGLLVDDGPHKLFDEAGKPTPLVNGALQFCGAYQANFRQTLEFVDSLLEHDLLADNRANAVLAGGERLSLGGFKVIDEEKFKALPALVLKTWRDQGWLAWVYAHFFSLGGWNGLAALASKKPPAVEVGARRG from the coding sequence ATGGTCGACGCCCCTCCGGCCGCCCAGTCCGCCCTGCCGCTGTTCTACAAGCAGCCCCGGCCGCTGGATGCCAAGACCCACGGCTCCAGCCGGCTGAAGGACAACGCCAGCTTCGCCTTCGCCCGGGCGGCCAACTCGGTGCCGGTCAACGGCGTCGAGTTTCCCATCGCCCAGCGCCACTACCCGATCGTCTTCACCGGCACCGGCAAGCCGTTCCCGGCCGCCGTCCTGGGCCTGCGGGTCGACGAGAACCTGTTCGTCGGCGCCGACGGGCGCTGGGTCGAGGGCATCTACGTGCCGGCCTATGTCCGGCGTTACCCCTTCGTCTTCATCGAGGCGCCCGAGGACAAGCTGATCCTGGCGATCGACGAGGGCAGCGGCCTGCTGGTCGACGACGGCCCGCACAAGCTGTTCGACGAGGCCGGCAAGCCCACGCCGCTGGTCAACGGCGCCCTGCAGTTCTGCGGCGCCTACCAGGCCAATTTCAGGCAGACCCTGGAGTTCGTCGACTCGCTGCTTGAGCACGACCTGCTGGCCGACAATCGCGCCAATGCCGTGCTGGCCGGCGGCGAGCGCCTGAGCCTGGGTGGCTTCAAGGTGATCGACGAGGAGAAGTTCAAGGCGCTGCCGGCGCTGGTGCTGAAGACCTGGCGCGACCAGGGCTGGCTCGCCTGGGTCTACGCCCATTTCTTCTCGCTGGGCGGCTGGAACGGCCTGGCGGCGCTGGCCAGCAAGAAGCCGCCCGCCGTCGAGGTCGGGGCCAGGCGGGGTTAG
- the erpA gene encoding iron-sulfur cluster insertion protein ErpA: MSEPLGVVLTDSAARRIAYLASREQQPSMLRVAVLGGGCSGFQYNFDFDTRRNDDDVVIEKNGATVLIDSTSLEFIKGSEIDYVDEMVGASFQVRNPNATSSCGCGSSFAV; this comes from the coding sequence ATGAGCGAACCCCTGGGCGTGGTCCTGACCGACAGCGCCGCCCGCCGCATCGCCTACCTCGCCTCGCGCGAGCAGCAGCCCTCGATGCTGCGCGTCGCCGTGCTGGGCGGCGGCTGCTCGGGCTTCCAGTACAATTTCGACTTCGACACCCGGCGCAACGACGACGACGTGGTGATCGAGAAGAACGGCGCCACGGTGCTGATCGACAGCACCTCGCTGGAGTTCATCAAGGGCAGCGAGATCGACTACGTCGACGAGATGGTCGGCGCCTCGTTCCAGGTGCGCAACCCCAACGCCACGTCGTCCTGCGGCTGCGGCTCCTCGTTCGCGGTCTGA
- the xth gene encoding exodeoxyribonuclease III, producing MKIATWNINSIRRRVGNLTDWLQRAQPDIVVLQEIKCQEPQFPRLEVEGAGYKCEIIGQKTFNGVAMLSRVPPIEVTARALPGDEADVQSRYVEAKFVTTAGPLRVAGIYLPNGNPANTEKFPYKLGFMRRLRERARALLGEEEMLVMGGDYNVCPTDKDVYDPAGWADDALCRPESRSAFRAMLNLGMTDAYRCLHPTEHAYSFWDYQAGAWNKDNGLRIDHLLLSPQATDRLRACDIDKAERGRAEPSDHVPVWCVLDAELLSV from the coding sequence ATGAAGATCGCGACCTGGAACATCAACTCGATCCGCCGGCGGGTCGGCAACCTCACCGACTGGCTGCAGCGCGCGCAGCCCGACATCGTCGTGCTGCAGGAGATCAAGTGCCAGGAGCCGCAATTCCCGCGGCTCGAGGTCGAGGGCGCCGGCTACAAATGCGAGATCATCGGCCAGAAGACCTTCAACGGCGTCGCCATGCTCTCGCGCGTGCCGCCGATCGAGGTCACGGCGCGCGCCCTGCCGGGTGACGAAGCCGACGTGCAGTCGCGCTATGTCGAGGCGAAGTTCGTGACCACGGCCGGGCCGCTCAGGGTGGCCGGCATCTACCTGCCCAACGGCAATCCCGCCAACACCGAGAAATTCCCCTACAAGCTGGGCTTCATGCGCCGCCTGCGCGAGCGCGCGCGCGCCTTGCTGGGCGAGGAGGAGATGCTGGTGATGGGTGGCGACTACAACGTCTGCCCGACCGACAAGGACGTCTACGACCCGGCGGGCTGGGCCGACGACGCGCTGTGCCGGCCGGAGTCGCGCAGCGCCTTTCGCGCCATGCTCAACCTCGGCATGACCGACGCCTATCGCTGCCTGCATCCCACCGAGCACGCCTACAGCTTCTGGGACTACCAGGCCGGCGCCTGGAACAAGGACAACGGCCTGCGCATCGACCACCTGCTGCTCTCGCCGCAGGCCACCGACCGGCTGCGCGCCTGCGACATCGACAAGGCCGAGCGCGGCCGCGCCGAGCCGTCGGACCATGTGCCGGTGTGGTGCGTGCTCGACGCCGAGCTCTTGAGCGTGTGA
- a CDS encoding aromatic ring-hydroxylating dioxygenase subunit alpha: MSVDQGTAYGLKAPTYDPRLTEVGRGTPMGELLRRYWHPVGLAADATSVPRALRVLGEDLILFRDGQGRAGLVYPRCCHRGTTLYYGKVEERGIRCCYHGWLFDVEGHCLEMPCEPNPTGAQCQRVRQPWYPVEERYGLVFAYMGPPERKPVLPRYEPLEVMGPGEFVETDDSSIGSGGIQIAPCNWLQHYENVVDPYHVPILHGSFSGPQFAQIMMGFPKVKFAYGPISVKAISVRSLPDGRLFRRVTEAALPTLRVVANPQVGERFGMVESIGWTLPIDDTHYRIYVAGRVREAGELKKFRSKYNGKTWAELSEAEHQQFPGDTEAQVGQGAITFHSQEHLMSSDQGVSMLRMLLRRQLDAVARGDNPAGTAFNEADAYVRFESGQYLEDATAA; encoded by the coding sequence ATGAGTGTCGATCAGGGAACCGCGTATGGCCTGAAGGCGCCGACCTACGATCCGCGCCTGACGGAAGTCGGGCGCGGCACGCCGATGGGCGAGCTGCTGCGGCGCTACTGGCATCCGGTCGGGCTGGCCGCGGACGCCACGTCGGTGCCGCGCGCCCTGCGCGTGCTGGGCGAGGACCTGATCCTGTTCCGCGACGGGCAGGGCAGGGCCGGCCTGGTCTATCCGCGCTGCTGCCATCGCGGCACCACGCTGTACTACGGCAAGGTCGAGGAGCGCGGCATACGCTGCTGCTATCACGGCTGGCTGTTCGACGTCGAAGGCCACTGCCTGGAGATGCCCTGCGAGCCCAATCCCACCGGCGCGCAATGCCAGCGCGTGCGCCAGCCCTGGTATCCGGTCGAGGAGCGCTACGGCCTGGTGTTCGCCTACATGGGGCCACCCGAGCGCAAGCCGGTGCTGCCGCGCTACGAGCCGCTGGAGGTGATGGGGCCGGGCGAGTTCGTCGAGACCGACGATTCGAGCATCGGCTCCGGCGGCATCCAGATCGCGCCCTGCAACTGGCTGCAGCACTACGAGAACGTGGTCGACCCGTACCACGTGCCGATCCTGCACGGCAGCTTCAGCGGCCCGCAATTCGCGCAGATCATGATGGGCTTCCCCAAGGTGAAGTTCGCCTACGGGCCGATCAGCGTGAAGGCGATTTCGGTGCGGAGCCTGCCCGACGGCCGCCTCTTCCGGCGCGTCACCGAGGCGGCGCTGCCGACCCTGCGCGTGGTCGCCAACCCGCAGGTCGGCGAGCGCTTCGGCATGGTCGAGTCGATCGGCTGGACCCTGCCGATCGACGACACGCATTACCGCATCTACGTCGCCGGCCGCGTGCGCGAGGCGGGCGAGCTGAAGAAGTTCCGCTCGAAGTACAACGGCAAGACCTGGGCCGAGCTGAGCGAAGCCGAGCACCAGCAATTCCCCGGCGACACCGAGGCGCAGGTCGGGCAGGGCGCCATCACCTTCCACTCGCAGGAGCACCTGATGTCGAGCGACCAGGGCGTGTCGATGCTGCGCATGCTGCTGCGCCGCCAGCTCGACGCCGTGGCGCGCGGCGACAATCCGGCCGGCACGGCCTTTAACGAGGCCGACGCCTATGTGCGCTTCGAGTCCGGCCAGTACCTCGAGGACGCCACCGCGGCGTAG